ATAACCGCCGGCATTGCTATTGCTTTAATTGTCGTCCAGGTTGTCGGTTTTAAAGATTTCAAACCTTATTCCCAAACATGGAAGTGGGTTCTGGCCTTCGCTGGTCTTGCAACGTTTACATTCTTTTTACTGGTCTCAAGTCGAGAAACGAAATATAAAAAAAAGGTTGCGTTGTATGCGCTTTCTCCGATGCTCATCCTGCTTGGTTCTCACTTCGTCGTACCGGATCTGACTTTGCAGCATAAGGATTTGGGAGAAGTTTTACTGCGTCATTCAACATCGGTCCGGCCGGATACCATCTTGGTGTCGGATGAAGATTATGTGCAGGCCGTTTGTTGGTTTTACAAGAGAAATGATGTATATTTGCTTGCCGGAGGAGGAGAATTGGCCTACGGGCTGCAGCATGACAACTCGAAAAATCGGCTGTTGACTCTGGAGCAATTTAATCAGCTGATTAAGAAAAATCGCGGTCGCATCGTCGCTGTTATAAATTTCAGAAAATATCAGTCCTGGAGCCGCAAACTGCCTAAACCGGCAGTCGAGGAAAACAACATAAAACAGATGTCCTGTTTAATTCCAACCGATGGTATTATCTTTGCCCGTTATTAGCACCCGAATTGAGTTAAAATTCAATTTGGCGTTATCCGTTATTCGTTTTAACGAAAGACAAACAACTTTCAATTGAGCGATGTTCAATCGGGTGATATGATGTATTCGCCTAATCATAGGAGCGAGTCATGCGAATTCTTATTGTGGATGATGAGCCTGAGTTGCTTGAGCAACTTCGGCAAACACTCGTCACTCAAAGATATCATGTGGATACGGCTGAAGAGGGTGGATCTGCCTTGGACAAACTGTTTGAACATCCATATGATCTGATTATTCTTGATATCATGCTTCCCAAAGTTGACGGGATTACAGTTTTAAAAGAAGTCCGGAAAGCAAAAATCAACACGCCGATTCTCATGCTGACGGCAAAAGGGGCTGTAGAAGATAAAATTAAGGGGCTTGATTACGGTGCTGATGATTATCTGGCCAAACCGTTTGCCATGGCGGAACTTATGGCCAGAATCCGGTCACTGCTCAGGCGGACCAGTGAGCACAAGAATCCACTGCTCATCATCGGCGATGTTTCGCTGAATACCAAAACCCGTCAAGTTTTGAAACAGGGCGTAGCCGTCGATCTGACGCCCAAGGAATTTTCAATCCTGGAGTTTCTTTTATACAATAAAAACAGGGCGGTTTCCAGATTCAGCCTGGCGGAACATGTTTGGGGTGACGAATTCGATCCATTTACCATGTCGAATTTCATTGACGTTCACATCAAAAATCTCCGGCATAAAATCGGAGACGCTGAAAAAAAAGCCGTCATCCGGACCATACGCGGTATCGGATTCATCATCGAGGATGACCAAGAATGAAAATACGGCACAGAATAACACTATGGATCACAGGCGCCGGCGTCTTGGCAAGCCTGGCTTTCTCTGTAATTGTTTTTGGGGAAATGCTGGAACAGCCTTACAAATTGATCGACAAGGATCTTGAAACTATGGCCGGAACAGTGATTAGTCTAGTTGAAACGGCCCAGTTAATGTCGGATGGTTCCATTCCAAATGAGTTGCCTTTTGATATAAAACAATACTGGATCAAAATATACGATGATCGCCATAATGTTTTATATCAATCGAAATTGACTGGGTATGCAGATTTTCCCCTGCAAGATCTGGAACGCGCATATATGGTGGAAAGGATTGTTCCGCGAAAATGCATCGATCTGGATCAGGACAGCAGAGATGAAGTGGCTTTCCGTGTAAAGACGGTCAATGGGAGTTTGGGCGGGAAACCCTGTATCGTTCAGATTGGAAAGCCGGTGGAAAAACTGGAGGAGGAGATTGTTGATCTGGTACAGGGCATTGCGGCCGGATTGAGCGTCACCACTGTGCTCCTTATGATTTTAAGCTATTTTATTGCCGGGAAGATTCTCAAGCCGATCAATGTCATTAATCACATGGCCCGGGATATTAATGACAGGTCTTTAGACCGGCGGATTCCGCTCGGCAAAAGCAGAGACGAACTCTACGAACTTTCCAAATCCCTTAACCGCATGTTTGACCGCCTGCAATACTCATTTGCCATGCAAAAGCAGTTCATTGTCGATGCTTCCCATGAGTTGAAAAGCCCGATCACTTTATTATCGCTCTTTTTGGAAGATTCCACTCACCGGCAGGATTTGCCCGAATCATTCAGGTTGAGTTTGATCCGCCAGGTCGATATTTTGCAACGGATGAGCCGTCTTGTAAAAAATCTGCTGGATCTGTCGGCCCTGGAGATGAAAGAGAGTTTAGCTGTGACCGAACTCGATCTGCCCGATCTGGTGAAATCGGTTCACGAAGATTATGCCGAGGTCGTTGAAGCCCGGCAGATCGAGATGGTAATCGATATCCCGGAGGACCTTGTAATCAGAGGAGATAGAGATTACCTGCACCGCGCTATGGTTAATCTTGTTGACAATGCCATTAAGTACAACACCAAAGGCGGCAGAATAGAAATAACTGTGGAAGCCAAAAACACGAATGTCTATGTGTCCATATCAAACAGCGGCAAAGGGATTCCTGAAGAAGATATAAACCGGGTATTTGAGCAGTTTTACCGGGTGGAAAAATCCAGATCACTTCAGCACGGCGGCTCAGGGATCGGCCTGGCCATCGTTAAGCGAATTATAGAACTGCACGGAGGAAGCATATCAATAGAAAGTGAACCCGATGCCTGGACCCGGGTAAATATCTATCTGCCGATTTCGGCCAGTCCCCCCAACAAAATTGTCTAAGAAACTTCCTGGAAAGTACGGGATGTACATAAGAATATAAATGGATGATGAAGGAAAAAATGGAAAAGGCGAATATACCTCCCCTTTCTGATCTTCAGGAGGTGGCTCAAGTCGAAGGCGTGAAATTTGTGGCATGTAAGATGACTGTAGACATGATGCAGTTTTCGGAAAAAGACTTCATCGACGGCGTTACAATCCAAACGGCTGAAGAATTCTTAAAGTATGCAAAAGATTGCAAAATACTACTCTATACTTAGTCAATAACGACGGCTCATCAAAAGAGGTGTAGAAGGTTATCGTCAAAGGAAGAGACCCCAAGAAGGGGATGATTCCCTTCTGGGGTCGGGACCTATCTGTTATTTCTTTTTCTTGTCTTTCTTCATTGCTTTTTCAGCTTCTGCGGCCTTTTTGATTTCTTCAGCTTTCTTGATTTCCTCAGCTTTGGCTTTGGCGTCATTGACTCCCAGTTCGATCTGGGAGAGCTGATCCTTTACCTGATTGACTTTATCCGCGACTTCTTTGTATTTCTCGCCGGAAACCATCTCATCCAGTTCACCGATTGCGGTTTCAACACCAAACAATTCATCCTTGATGGGTTGGAGAAGGTCAGCGGGAAGATTGGCAGCCTCTGCCTCCGCGACGAGCCCATTGGTGTTTTCTAAACCCTGCTTGATTTCGTTGACAGAAGCCTCGGCAGCCTCTTTAGCTTTGGCTTTTGCGGCCCCAATAGCCGCCTTGGCCTTATCCGCGGCCTCTTTTGCCTGTATGGCTGTCTGCTTTGCGGCCTTATAGTCTTTCTTTGCCATCTCTGAATCCAACTTGGCAATTAGATCCTGTGCTGCCTTAAGTTCGTCGGGCGCATACTGTTCAGCCCCGGCGGATATGGCATCCTGCAATGCGGCATTGGCGGCGTCTACTTCTTGTTTGGGAGATTGGCTGCAAGCTGCCATAAAGGCAATTGCAAGCGCACAACAAACTAAAAATGTGAACGATCGAAAGAGGTTTTTTATTTTCACTTTTTTCTCCTTTTTTTGATTGTTTTGATAAAAATTCCCTTTTTTGAAAGCGGATGTATCCAACATTTCCAATCGAACAATAAACTCAGGCAAAACTTAAATATCAGAAATGATTCGAGGTGTCAATGATTAAATATTCTACAACTGCTTAAAAATACACATATTTATGGTGAAACCCACCTTTTGAAAAAAATGGGGACATCCTATCCCGGATTTTTTACGAGCTTGAGACGTTCATTTGCCCTGGTAACGGGATTTCCGCTTCGCTCCAACAAGCATCAAAGGCGCAGCCGTAGTAAGCTACTGCAAGTCCCTGATCCGCCTTTTCGCCGCGCTTCGGCGGGACACGTAACGCAGTTCGAAGATCCCGTTGAAAACGGAAAAATGGGCGCCTCGGGCAGCACCCGACTTGTTGGGTCGTCTTGTCCGGCGTAGCTCGAAGAGCGAAGCCCAAAGGGTGAAAATTTTTGAGAAATAATGAAGCTCCCCGCCCTGAAGGGCGGGGCTTCCCGGTAAGGATTTCAGCTAATTTAATATAGCTCCCCTAGACCCCGCCCTGAAGGGCTGGGTTTGCGGGGAGCAGGCCGGTCAACAAATCTCGTGGGACAAAGTGTAACCTTATCGTTTTAGATAAAATTATAGATAATACACTGTTTTTTAAAAATAGATAGAGTCTTCTCAAAAATTTTCATGAAATGTCCGGGATAGATTCCCTTGGTCGAGCAAATAGCGCCAATTTTTAATTGTACCTAAGCAGCAGCAGGCGTACATAAGAATATAATTTGAATATTTTTCCTCAAAACAATATACTTAAAAAAATTCAATTGTCCGGGTGTCTGTGTTGGCTCAAGAAACGGAATCAATAGCCCCGTCTGGTGAAACCGGGTAAAAGGATGCAATCTACATGTCTCGGTCAAATTTAAAATCTGTTTGTCTGAATTGTGCTGAGCCGGTACAGGAAAACTGGAAGTTCTGTCCCGCTTGCGAAATGCCGCTTACGTCCCTGGTATGTCCCCAGTGCCACATTCCGGTCAAAGAGAACTGGAAACGGTGCCCTGAGTGCGAGGTGCGGCTTGTCTGTATATCCTGTCATCGACGTATTCCGGCGGGACGCTCCGGATGTCCGGCATGTGACAGTCCGGCTCCGGAAATTACGGCATTAGAATCCCTCATCACCGAACCGGTCACCGGAGTGGAGTTCGTGTATGTTCCTCCCGGATCATTTATGATGGGAGATACCTTTGATGAAGGCATGGAAAACGAAAAGCCGGTGCACGAGGTGCAGCTGGACAGCTTCTATTTGGGGCGCTATCCGGTTACCCAGTCCCAGTGGAAAAGCCTGATGCCAGACAATCCAGCCGAATTTCAAGGTGATCTTCGGCCGGTGGAAAAGGTTTCCTGGTATGCGGTGCAGGAATTTACCCGCAAGCTGACTCAGGTAAATAAAGGTAAATATGCATTTCAACTGCCTTCCGAGGCTCAATGGGAGTATGCGGCGCGTAGCGGAGGTAAGAAGGAAGAGTATTCCGGCGGGAGCAATATCGATGCACTGGCATGGTATGACGACAATAGCAACGGCACCACCCACCCGGTCGGCCAAAAGGCGCCGAACGGTCTGGGAATTCATGACATGAGCGGAAACGTGTGGGAATGGTGCCGGGATACCTATAAAGCCAGAGCCTATGAACGCCATCAGCGGAAAAACCCTGTTTGTAACGAAGAAGGGCCGGATAGAGTGATGCGAGGCGGCAGTTGGAATCTTGATGCCTGGAGTGCACGCTGCTCGCGCCGTTTCAGCCTGCCCGCGGACCTGTTTGGTCCCGCGCTGGGATTTCGCTTGGCGATGATTCTCTGAACTTCGATGGCTATGTGTCTAAACCAGCTCGGCTGAAAGCCAAGATGAAAGCTGGGGTTTCGAAAGAACAGTCGGAAAGTGCCAAAACACGTTTCCCTGTTTTTTGGAAAATATGGGCTGGGGCATACAAAAAAAATGGGGAGGCTTTAGTTTTTAGACTCATAAAAACAAGTTGCTGCCTCCCCATTCCTTTACTAAGGGACTATAAAAGGGCTATTTCTTTTTTTTTGCAGGGCTTTTTTTTGCGGTTGTTTTCTTTTTTACAGCCGTTGCTTTGGAAGTTGTTGTTTTCTTTTTAGTTGCCATAATATCCTCCCTTATTGATCAATTCAGCAAGTCCATTACACAGCCCCTTAGTTTAGGAAATAATATGTTCTCAAACCATATATTTTGCATTTTGGTTCCTAATAACCTACAATATACGGTATGTCAAGCCTTGTTTAACCGTATCGGCTGATATGTTAAAATTTTTTTACCTAAATGAAGCGTTTTAAATTGCGCCAGAAATATATACTGTATAATTTTAAACCTTTAAATTGCTTTAAGGCCTTAAACACGATCACCGCCCGGTTAGATCTGAATGCCAACACGAATGTCACAATTCAAAGCCTTTTGGGGTTGCTGATTTCACCGAATATATCTTAA
This window of the Candidatus Desulfatibia profunda genome carries:
- a CDS encoding DsrE/DsrF/DrsH-like family protein: MMKEKMEKANIPPLSDLQEVAQVEGVKFVACKMTVDMMQFSEKDFIDGVTIQTAEEFLKYAKDCKILLYT
- a CDS encoding SUMF1/EgtB/PvdO family nonheme iron enzyme, translating into MPLTSLVCPQCHIPVKENWKRCPECEVRLVCISCHRRIPAGRSGCPACDSPAPEITALESLITEPVTGVEFVYVPPGSFMMGDTFDEGMENEKPVHEVQLDSFYLGRYPVTQSQWKSLMPDNPAEFQGDLRPVEKVSWYAVQEFTRKLTQVNKGKYAFQLPSEAQWEYAARSGGKKEEYSGGSNIDALAWYDDNSNGTTHPVGQKAPNGLGIHDMSGNVWEWCRDTYKARAYERHQRKNPVCNEEGPDRVMRGGSWNLDAWSARCSRRFSLPADLFGPALGFRLAMIL
- a CDS encoding response regulator transcription factor, which produces MRILIVDDEPELLEQLRQTLVTQRYHVDTAEEGGSALDKLFEHPYDLIILDIMLPKVDGITVLKEVRKAKINTPILMLTAKGAVEDKIKGLDYGADDYLAKPFAMAELMARIRSLLRRTSEHKNPLLIIGDVSLNTKTRQVLKQGVAVDLTPKEFSILEFLLYNKNRAVSRFSLAEHVWGDEFDPFTMSNFIDVHIKNLRHKIGDAEKKAVIRTIRGIGFIIEDDQE
- a CDS encoding DUF4398 domain-containing protein, with product MKIKNLFRSFTFLVCCALAIAFMAACSQSPKQEVDAANAALQDAISAGAEQYAPDELKAAQDLIAKLDSEMAKKDYKAAKQTAIQAKEAADKAKAAIGAAKAKAKEAAEASVNEIKQGLENTNGLVAEAEAANLPADLLQPIKDELFGVETAIGELDEMVSGEKYKEVADKVNQVKDQLSQIELGVNDAKAKAEEIKKAEEIKKAAEAEKAMKKDKKKK
- a CDS encoding HAMP domain-containing histidine kinase — its product is MKIRHRITLWITGAGVLASLAFSVIVFGEMLEQPYKLIDKDLETMAGTVISLVETAQLMSDGSIPNELPFDIKQYWIKIYDDRHNVLYQSKLTGYADFPLQDLERAYMVERIVPRKCIDLDQDSRDEVAFRVKTVNGSLGGKPCIVQIGKPVEKLEEEIVDLVQGIAAGLSVTTVLLMILSYFIAGKILKPINVINHMARDINDRSLDRRIPLGKSRDELYELSKSLNRMFDRLQYSFAMQKQFIVDASHELKSPITLLSLFLEDSTHRQDLPESFRLSLIRQVDILQRMSRLVKNLLDLSALEMKESLAVTELDLPDLVKSVHEDYAEVVEARQIEMVIDIPEDLVIRGDRDYLHRAMVNLVDNAIKYNTKGGRIEITVEAKNTNVYVSISNSGKGIPEEDINRVFEQFYRVEKSRSLQHGGSGIGLAIVKRIIELHGGSISIESEPDAWTRVNIYLPISASPPNKIV